In the genome of Dermacentor silvarum isolate Dsil-2018 chromosome 1, BIME_Dsil_1.4, whole genome shotgun sequence, one region contains:
- the LOC119436120 gene encoding protein shisa-5-like, with the protein MSFRTLLPALANLLLIWTPVQAHIYEDNLGGQISLLGPLVCFAVFIAICACFCRECRRREAMLASTTAVPADPFHTPGPVPYGPAVAGARPAPMAQPVRPPYSPPYSQPPAPSQSQPPPPGFLGYPYGSMPQDPPPPYEYK; encoded by the exons ATGAGCTTCCGAACTTTGTTGCCTGCCTTGGCAAACCTTCTGCTCATATGGACACCCGTCCAGGCTCACATATATGAAG ACAACTTGGGAGGCCAAATTTCGCTTCTTGGACCCTTGGTGTGCTTCGCTGTGTTCATAGCCATCTGTGCTTGTTTTTGCCGAGAGTGCCGGCGCAGGGAAGCCATGCTAGCGTCCACCACAGCCGTCCCAGCAGACCCATTTCACACTCCAGGCCCCGTTCCGTACGGGCCCGCTGTAGCAGGTGCACGGCCAGCACCTATGGCTCAGCCTGTGCGTCCGCCTTACAGCCCGCCTTACAGCCAGCCGCCAGCACCATCCCAGAGCCAGCCGCCCCCACCAGGCTTCCTTGGCTACCCATATGGCAGCATGCCCCAGGACCCACCTCCACCATACGAGTACAAGTGA